One region of Immundisolibacter sp. genomic DNA includes:
- a CDS encoding acyl-CoA dehydrogenase family protein, translating into MDFALSEFQQLLKEQAERFIARDYGFEQRRSLITVTPGYSEAHWQTFAELGWLGLPFSEEIGGFGGTAPDMALLFEVFGHGLVVEPYLATVLGGLAVQHAGTAAQQQAILPKVIAGDHKLALASLEVGGRQAAPHVATIAKRVGGGWQLTGHKTVVLHGASADTLVVSARSHGAVDATGGIGLFLVPAGAPGVSRRGYATVDGLRAAEVTLEQVELPDEALLGDPVGGYGLLDSLLDLAGIAGCAEALGCMQALIDRTAEYLRTREQFGRKLGEFQVLQHALVDMYMAAEQARSLTLAAALNAEAAVPERQRLVAAARQFCADAGRLVGQTAVQLHGGIGVTDELDVAHYFKRLTMLPQWFADHGQPLDRFMAAGG; encoded by the coding sequence ATGGACTTTGCATTGTCCGAGTTTCAGCAGCTTTTGAAGGAACAGGCCGAGCGCTTCATCGCGCGCGATTACGGTTTCGAGCAACGGCGGTCCCTGATCACCGTCACGCCTGGCTACAGCGAAGCCCATTGGCAGACCTTTGCCGAACTGGGCTGGCTCGGTCTGCCGTTCAGCGAGGAGATTGGTGGTTTCGGTGGCACGGCGCCAGATATGGCGTTGCTGTTCGAGGTCTTTGGGCACGGCCTGGTGGTTGAACCCTATCTGGCCACGGTGCTGGGCGGGCTAGCCGTGCAGCACGCGGGCACGGCCGCCCAGCAGCAGGCGATCCTGCCCAAGGTAATCGCGGGTGACCACAAGCTTGCGCTGGCAAGTCTTGAGGTCGGCGGGCGCCAGGCTGCACCGCACGTTGCCACCATCGCCAAGCGCGTCGGCGGTGGTTGGCAGTTGACCGGTCACAAGACGGTTGTGCTGCATGGTGCCAGCGCCGACACCCTGGTGGTCAGCGCACGCAGCCATGGCGCGGTTGACGCCACCGGTGGCATTGGCCTGTTTCTGGTGCCGGCGGGGGCGCCGGGGGTCAGTCGCCGCGGCTATGCCACGGTGGATGGTCTGCGCGCGGCGGAAGTCACGCTGGAGCAGGTCGAACTGCCCGACGAGGCGCTTCTGGGTGACCCCGTGGGCGGCTACGGGCTGCTCGATAGCTTGCTCGACCTGGCCGGTATTGCCGGCTGTGCCGAGGCGCTCGGCTGCATGCAGGCGCTGATCGATCGCACCGCCGAGTACCTGCGCACGCGCGAGCAGTTCGGGCGCAAGCTTGGCGAGTTCCAGGTGCTGCAGCACGCCTTGGTCGACATGTACATGGCCGCCGAACAGGCGCGTTCGCTGACTCTGGCCGCGGCGCTGAACGCCGAGGCGGCGGTGCCCGAACGTCAGCGCCTGGTGGCGGCGGCGCGCCAGTTCTGTGCCGACGCGGGACGTCTGGTCGGTCAGACGGCGGTGCAGCTGCACGGTGGCATCGGGGTGACCGACGAGCTCGACGTGGCCCATTACTTCAAACGCCTGACCATGCTGCCGCAGTGGTTCGCGGATCACGGTCAGCCGCTGGACCGCTTCATGGCGGCCGGCGGCTGA
- a CDS encoding DMT family transporter — translation MTADSNAAVSSRTAAGLFVLVIVLWGVNWPVMKVGLAYIPPLHFALLRMLLGGITMFAAAALAGQLRLPARQDWPLVVTVGVFQMSAFMALGFFGLLFVGSGRAAILAYTTPLWVLPLSLWLLKERVSIGKLAGFALGLTGVAVLFNPAGFDWGDGRVLLGNGLLLSGAALWAVQIVQVRGHRWVGTPLSLAPWQHAVAVAVLAPLAFYFEADASIRWTAESIAILAYNGPLATGFCFWAMITITRALPAVTTSIGSLAVPVVGMLSASWWLGEPLSLTNSGGLALIASAVATLALSEAWARRA, via the coding sequence GTGACGGCAGATTCCAATGCGGCGGTGTCCTCGCGCACCGCCGCCGGCCTGTTCGTGCTGGTGATCGTGTTGTGGGGCGTCAACTGGCCGGTTATGAAAGTCGGCCTCGCCTACATTCCGCCGCTACACTTTGCCTTGCTGCGCATGCTGTTGGGCGGAATTACCATGTTCGCGGCGGCCGCGCTGGCCGGTCAGCTGCGCCTGCCGGCGCGCCAGGACTGGCCACTGGTGGTGACCGTGGGCGTCTTCCAGATGAGTGCCTTCATGGCACTCGGCTTTTTTGGCCTGTTGTTCGTTGGCTCCGGGCGGGCGGCGATTCTGGCCTACACCACGCCCCTGTGGGTATTGCCGCTGTCGCTATGGCTGCTCAAGGAGCGCGTCAGCATCGGCAAGTTAGCCGGGTTTGCGCTTGGCCTGACCGGCGTGGCAGTACTTTTCAATCCGGCCGGTTTCGACTGGGGTGATGGCCGCGTGTTGCTGGGTAACGGCCTGTTGCTGAGCGGCGCGGCGTTGTGGGCGGTGCAGATTGTCCAGGTGCGCGGCCACCGCTGGGTCGGCACGCCGCTGTCACTGGCTCCGTGGCAACACGCCGTGGCAGTGGCCGTGCTGGCGCCTCTGGCTTTTTACTTTGAGGCCGATGCCAGCATCCGCTGGACTGCCGAGTCGATTGCCATCCTGGCCTACAACGGGCCATTGGCGACCGGTTTTTGTTTCTGGGCCATGATCACCATCACCCGCGCCTTGCCGGCGGTGACCACCTCCATCGGCTCCCTGGCGGTGCCCGTGGTCGGTATGCTCAGCGCCTCATGGTGGTTGGGCGAGCCCCTATCCCTGACCAACAGCGGGGGGCTGGCGCTGATTGCCAGTGCAGTCGCGACGCTGGCGCTGAGTGAAGCCTGGGCACGGCGGGCCTGA